One window of Bifidobacterium pseudocatenulatum DSM 20438 = JCM 1200 = LMG 10505 genomic DNA carries:
- the hisI gene encoding phosphoribosyl-AMP cyclohydrolase has product MTNEAYDNSTILDPRIAERLKRDDKGLVAAVIQQFDTKEVLMVGYMNDEAIRRTLMTGRVTFWSRSRQEYWRKGDTSGHAQYVKSFALDCDGDAILVEVDQVGAACHTGKRSCFEEGGQLPVVVGYRTKEQEGQR; this is encoded by the coding sequence ATGACCAACGAAGCATACGACAACAGCACTATTCTTGACCCACGAATCGCAGAACGTCTCAAGAGGGACGATAAAGGACTGGTGGCAGCCGTCATCCAGCAATTCGACACCAAAGAAGTGCTGATGGTCGGCTACATGAACGACGAAGCCATACGACGCACCCTGATGACTGGTCGCGTCACGTTCTGGTCGAGGTCCAGGCAGGAGTACTGGCGCAAGGGAGACACTTCCGGACATGCCCAGTATGTGAAGTCCTTCGCACTGGATTGCGATGGGGATGCCATTCTGGTTGAAGTCGATCAAGTGGGAGCGGCCTGCCATACCGGCAAACGATCCTGCTTCGAAGAAGGCGGGCAACTGCCCGTGGTCGTAGGATACCGTACCAAGGAACAGGAGGGCCAGCGATGA
- the hisF gene encoding imidazole glycerol phosphate synthase subunit HisF, translated as MSLAVRVIPCLDVDAGRVVKGVHFENLRDAGDPVELAAEYYRQGADELTFLDVTASSSHRQTMVDVVSRTAEQIFIPLTVGGGVRAPEDVDSLLRCGADKVGVNTAAINDPTLIGRVAERFGNQVLVLSVDARREQGERHTQSGFEVTTMGGRKSTGIDAIWWVKRAQELGAGEILLNSMDADGTQQGFDLEMIKAVRKEVKIPIIASGGAGKAADFPPAIEAGADAVLAASIFHYGKVTIGEVKDAIKAAGYTVR; from the coding sequence ATGTCACTGGCAGTCCGAGTCATTCCATGTCTTGATGTTGATGCGGGACGAGTAGTCAAGGGCGTGCATTTCGAGAATCTTCGCGATGCCGGCGATCCGGTTGAACTTGCCGCGGAATACTACCGTCAGGGTGCCGACGAACTGACTTTCCTCGATGTGACCGCTTCGAGCTCGCATCGGCAGACCATGGTCGATGTGGTGAGTCGAACTGCCGAACAGATTTTCATCCCATTGACCGTGGGTGGAGGCGTACGTGCCCCTGAAGATGTGGATTCTCTGCTGCGTTGCGGAGCTGACAAGGTAGGAGTCAACACTGCGGCCATCAATGATCCGACGCTGATTGGCCGTGTCGCAGAACGATTCGGCAACCAAGTGCTCGTATTATCCGTCGATGCACGCCGTGAGCAGGGCGAGCGACACACTCAGTCGGGCTTTGAAGTAACCACCATGGGAGGCCGCAAATCCACCGGCATTGACGCTATCTGGTGGGTCAAGCGTGCTCAGGAGTTGGGCGCGGGGGAGATCCTGCTGAATTCCATGGACGCGGATGGTACCCAACAGGGTTTTGACTTGGAAATGATTAAAGCCGTGCGTAAGGAAGTGAAGATTCCGATCATCGCTTCCGGAGGTGCGGGCAAGGCTGCCGATTTCCCCCCGGCGATCGAAGCCGGAGCGGATGCCGTGTTGGCCGCGTCGATCTTCCATTACGGCAAAGTCACCATCGGCGAAGTCAAGGATGCCATCAAGGCCGCCGGCTATACCGTGCGATGA
- the rlmN gene encoding 23S rRNA (adenine(2503)-C(2))-methyltransferase RlmN, protein MSDSVNSTKDLPETGITPGGTTGAFRDVLSKDHARRGKPPLHFADMTEDERIAKAKDLGLPKFRVKQLANHYYGHFDVAAEEFSDFPAAKRAEAAEAFFPTLITEVTRQVADEGTTIKTLWRLFDGSLIESVLMRYPTRTTLCISSQVGCGMGCPFCATGQLGLTRNMSAGEILEQVRVAAKAMHDGEVAGGLGRLSNIVFMGMGEPMGNYKSVLSAVRQISAMPPEGFGISARNITVSTVGVVPGIKKLTAEGIPVRLAVSLHAPSDELRDELVPMNKRFNTTQVLDAAHDYYLASKRRVSIEYALMRGINDQAEHAKLLAKRLNHYGDNWAHVNPIPLNPIEGSKWTASKPEDEQQFLDILHKAGITATLRDTRGQDIDGACGQLAAKEQD, encoded by the coding sequence ATGAGCGACTCCGTGAATTCCACGAAGGATTTGCCGGAAACCGGTATTACTCCAGGAGGCACTACCGGTGCCTTCCGCGACGTGCTTTCCAAAGATCATGCGCGTCGAGGCAAGCCGCCGCTGCATTTTGCTGATATGACTGAAGACGAACGTATCGCGAAAGCCAAGGATCTTGGACTTCCGAAATTCAGAGTCAAGCAGCTTGCCAATCATTACTATGGGCATTTCGACGTCGCTGCCGAAGAGTTCTCTGACTTTCCTGCAGCGAAACGAGCCGAAGCCGCAGAGGCGTTTTTCCCAACGCTCATTACCGAAGTGACCCGTCAAGTGGCCGATGAGGGCACTACTATCAAAACGCTATGGCGTCTGTTCGACGGTTCTCTTATTGAGTCCGTGCTCATGCGGTATCCCACCCGCACCACCTTATGCATTTCCAGCCAGGTAGGCTGTGGAATGGGCTGCCCGTTCTGTGCCACAGGTCAATTGGGTCTGACGAGAAACATGTCGGCAGGCGAGATTCTGGAACAGGTTCGTGTGGCCGCGAAAGCCATGCACGACGGCGAAGTCGCTGGTGGTCTCGGGCGCCTGAGCAACATCGTGTTCATGGGCATGGGCGAACCTATGGGCAATTACAAGTCCGTATTGAGCGCTGTACGCCAAATCAGCGCCATGCCACCTGAAGGTTTCGGCATTTCGGCACGCAACATCACCGTCTCCACGGTCGGTGTGGTACCAGGTATCAAGAAACTCACGGCAGAAGGCATTCCGGTGCGTTTGGCCGTGTCCTTGCACGCTCCGAGCGATGAGTTGCGAGACGAGCTCGTTCCAATGAACAAGCGTTTCAATACTACGCAGGTGCTTGATGCGGCACATGACTATTACTTGGCTTCGAAACGTCGCGTAAGCATCGAATATGCTCTGATGCGCGGTATCAATGATCAAGCCGAGCATGCCAAATTACTTGCTAAGCGATTGAACCATTATGGTGACAATTGGGCTCATGTCAATCCGATTCCGCTCAATCCCATCGAAGGATCGAAATGGACCGCTTCGAAGCCTGAGGATGAACAGCAGTTCCTTGATATCCTTCATAAAGCAGGCATTACTGCGACGTTGCGAGACACGCGCGGGCAGGATATCGATGGTGCATGCGGGCAGCTCGCAGCTAAGGAACAAGATTAG
- a CDS encoding phosphatidate cytidylyltransferase: MEHQEQLEKETEEAINAINKKTGRNMPQAIATGAVLVILILACLLISIDLFVYLVVLFMVLALWELRVDFATAGLHIPVAVLWVCSAATLLSTYYSERHIVAMTVCVLVSLVVVAIAASAKVTFGSRISLAVADKLSHTDAGARLESSFNHEQGEVSHSRLSHVAVSMFTVLYIPLLASCLIMPLTFNDHPVAHAIMMVFMPALSDTGGLFAGAWLGKHKLSPRISPKKSWEGLAGSILFSMIGSFAVMFCTYGSDVWISRWWVPVVAGFMIGIAGTFGDLCASMLKRDIGIKDMGHLLKGHGGVMDRVDSILLCAPFVCVLLWATGM; this comes from the coding sequence ATGGAACATCAGGAACAGCTCGAAAAAGAAACCGAAGAGGCCATCAACGCCATCAACAAGAAGACGGGGCGTAATATGCCGCAGGCCATCGCCACAGGGGCGGTGCTCGTCATCCTCATCTTGGCGTGTCTGCTGATCAGCATTGACTTGTTCGTCTATCTGGTTGTGCTGTTCATGGTGCTTGCCCTTTGGGAGCTGCGCGTCGATTTCGCCACTGCGGGACTTCATATTCCCGTGGCGGTGTTGTGGGTATGTTCGGCGGCGACGTTGCTGTCCACCTATTACAGCGAACGTCATATCGTCGCCATGACGGTATGCGTGCTGGTGTCTTTGGTGGTCGTAGCGATCGCCGCCAGCGCTAAAGTGACGTTCGGCAGCCGCATCTCTCTGGCCGTGGCGGATAAGCTTTCCCACACCGATGCAGGCGCAAGACTTGAATCCTCCTTCAACCATGAGCAGGGAGAGGTAAGCCATAGCAGGCTGAGCCATGTCGCGGTCTCCATGTTCACCGTGCTGTACATTCCGCTTCTGGCTTCCTGCCTCATCATGCCGTTGACATTCAATGATCATCCCGTCGCGCATGCTATTATGATGGTATTCATGCCCGCGTTGAGCGATACCGGTGGTTTGTTCGCCGGGGCATGGCTGGGCAAGCACAAGCTAAGCCCCCGCATTTCGCCGAAGAAATCGTGGGAGGGTCTTGCAGGTTCCATTCTGTTCTCCATGATCGGATCTTTTGCCGTGATGTTCTGCACGTACGGGTCGGATGTGTGGATTTCCCGCTGGTGGGTTCCTGTCGTGGCCGGTTTCATGATCGGCATCGCCGGAACGTTTGGCGATTTGTGCGCATCCATGTTGAAGCGAGATATCGGCATCAAGGACATGGGACACCTGCTTAAGGGACACGGTGGCGTGATGGATCGTGTGGATTCCATTCTGCTGTGCGCGCCGTTCGTGTGCGTGCTGCTGTGGGCAACTGGAATGTGA
- the frr gene encoding ribosome recycling factor: MATIVEQAKAQMAKSVESTKENFSGIRTGRANPALLNGITVDYYGAPTPLKAVATIGVPEPRTLSVTPFDASQANAVEKALRDSDLGASPRRDGNVIRLTMPELTEERRKEYVKLAKGKAEDGKVAVRNIRRKAKESLDKAIKDGEMGEDEGDRLLKELDKITKQTTDELDTLLEAKQKEIMEV, from the coding sequence ATGGCAACTATTGTCGAACAGGCCAAGGCACAGATGGCCAAGTCCGTGGAATCCACCAAGGAGAACTTCTCCGGCATTCGTACCGGCCGCGCGAATCCGGCGCTGCTCAACGGTATCACCGTTGATTATTATGGAGCTCCGACCCCGCTGAAGGCCGTCGCCACCATCGGCGTGCCGGAACCGCGTACCCTGTCCGTCACTCCGTTTGACGCGTCCCAGGCCAATGCCGTCGAGAAGGCGTTGCGTGATTCCGATCTGGGCGCCAGCCCGCGTCGCGACGGCAACGTCATTCGCCTGACCATGCCGGAGCTGACCGAGGAACGTCGCAAGGAATATGTCAAACTCGCCAAGGGCAAGGCGGAAGATGGCAAGGTCGCAGTGCGCAACATCCGACGCAAGGCCAAGGAATCCCTTGACAAGGCCATCAAGGACGGCGAGATGGGTGAGGACGAGGGCGATCGTCTGCTCAAGGAGCTCGACAAGATCACCAAGCAGACCACTGATGAACTTGATACCCTGCTCGAAGCCAAGCAGAAGGAGATCATGGAGGTCTGA
- the pyrH gene encoding UMP kinase: MTGENTGDNPRRVLLKLSGEAFGGGKVGIDTSVIRRIAEEIVPAVQQGVQVAIVVGGGNFFRGAELQQAGIDRSRGDYMGMLGTVMNCLALQDFLEQEGQATRVQTAITMGQVAEPYIPLKAIRHLEKGRVVIFGAGAGMPYFSTDTVSIQRSLEIHCDEVLMGKNGVDGVYTADPRKDENAKRFATLSYNRALVDNLAVMDASALSMARDNKQRIRVFGLEGNGNVTRALLGEEIGTMVSTAESTLAE, translated from the coding sequence ATGACTGGCGAAAACACTGGTGATAATCCACGCAGAGTGCTGCTCAAACTATCCGGAGAGGCGTTTGGCGGCGGCAAAGTCGGCATTGACACGTCCGTCATCCGCCGTATCGCTGAGGAAATCGTTCCCGCGGTGCAGCAGGGCGTTCAGGTCGCCATCGTCGTCGGAGGCGGCAACTTCTTCCGCGGCGCGGAACTTCAACAGGCTGGAATCGACCGCTCCCGCGGCGATTATATGGGCATGCTGGGCACGGTGATGAATTGCCTCGCTCTGCAGGACTTCTTGGAGCAGGAGGGACAGGCCACGCGCGTGCAGACCGCCATCACCATGGGTCAGGTCGCCGAGCCGTACATTCCGCTCAAGGCCATTCGTCATCTGGAGAAGGGCCGTGTCGTGATTTTCGGCGCTGGTGCCGGTATGCCGTATTTCTCCACTGACACTGTGTCCATTCAGCGTTCTTTGGAAATCCATTGCGATGAGGTGCTGATGGGCAAGAACGGCGTGGACGGCGTTTATACCGCCGATCCTCGTAAGGACGAGAACGCCAAGCGTTTCGCCACATTGAGCTATAATCGTGCCCTCGTCGACAATCTCGCCGTTATGGATGCATCCGCGCTTTCCATGGCCCGCGACAACAAGCAGCGCATCCGTGTTTTCGGGCTCGAAGGCAATGGCAATGTGACCCGCGCCCTTCTCGGTGAGGAAATCGGAACTATGGTTTCCACCGCGGAGTCCACACTCGCTGAATAA
- the tsf gene encoding translation elongation factor Ts, protein MAAITAALIKQVREETGAGMMDVKKALTEAEGDVARAKEIIRAKGIQAAGKREGRKAQEGTIASQVVESANGQTGYAVELNSETDFVAKTPKFVEFADSVLEDAVKAEAASVDEVLAAASGEATVKEAVEEAAALFGEHVKVGQFAKVEGPHVEIYAHKKSAEMPPSIVAMIATDEAGAAVAHEAALQISAMGAQWLTREDVPADVVESERRVATEKSLAEGKPEKIVPKIVEGRLNAFYKENVLLEQSYVKDPSKTVGDLFKEVGGAAVAFARVEVGKGEAE, encoded by the coding sequence ATGGCAGCAATCACTGCAGCTCTGATCAAGCAGGTGCGCGAGGAAACTGGCGCCGGCATGATGGACGTTAAGAAGGCTCTGACCGAGGCTGAGGGTGACGTGGCTCGCGCCAAGGAAATCATCCGCGCCAAGGGCATCCAGGCCGCTGGCAAGCGCGAAGGTCGCAAGGCTCAGGAAGGCACCATCGCCTCCCAGGTCGTGGAATCCGCCAATGGCCAGACCGGTTACGCCGTCGAACTGAATTCCGAGACCGACTTCGTGGCCAAGACTCCGAAGTTCGTGGAGTTCGCTGACAGCGTGCTCGAAGACGCCGTCAAAGCCGAGGCCGCTTCTGTGGACGAAGTGCTGGCAGCCGCTTCCGGCGAAGCCACCGTGAAGGAAGCCGTCGAAGAGGCGGCCGCTCTGTTCGGTGAGCACGTCAAGGTCGGCCAGTTCGCCAAGGTCGAGGGTCCACACGTTGAGATCTACGCCCACAAGAAGTCCGCTGAGATGCCGCCGAGCATCGTGGCCATGATCGCCACCGATGAGGCCGGCGCTGCTGTGGCTCACGAAGCCGCTCTGCAGATTTCCGCAATGGGTGCCCAGTGGCTGACCCGCGAGGACGTTCCGGCCGATGTGGTCGAGTCCGAGCGCCGCGTGGCCACCGAGAAGTCCTTGGCCGAAGGCAAGCCGGAGAAGATCGTTCCGAAGATCGTGGAAGGCCGTCTCAATGCCTTCTACAAGGAGAACGTCCTGCTCGAGCAGTCCTATGTCAAGGATCCGTCCAAGACCGTTGGCGACCTGTTCAAGGAAGTCGGCGGCGCAGCCGTGGCTTTCGCTCGTGTCGAGGTCGGCAAGGGCGAGGCTGAGTGA
- the rpsB gene encoding 30S ribosomal protein S2, giving the protein MAQINMSDMLKAGLHFGHQTRRWNPKMKQFILTQRNGIHIINLFKSLDMIDKAYDFIKATVAHNGTVLFVGTKKQAQEAVSNQAVRVNMPYVSERWLGGMLTNFQTVSKRVSRLKELEEMDFTDVRGSGLTKKELLLLEREKDKLAKQLGGIRNMNRTPSAMFVVDVNKEALAVEEAHKLGIPVVAIVDTNADPESVEYPIAANDDAIRGIELLTSLMADAVAEGLLERSGKAAKAEGETEQPMAAWEKELLTEGAPAADAPAEAEAEAEAKAE; this is encoded by the coding sequence ATGGCTCAGATCAATATGAGCGACATGCTGAAGGCAGGCCTGCACTTCGGCCACCAGACCCGTCGTTGGAATCCGAAGATGAAGCAGTTCATCCTCACCCAGCGCAACGGCATCCACATCATCAACCTGTTCAAGTCGCTCGACATGATCGACAAGGCCTACGACTTCATCAAGGCTACCGTCGCTCACAACGGCACCGTGCTGTTCGTCGGCACCAAGAAGCAGGCTCAGGAAGCCGTTTCCAATCAGGCTGTCCGCGTGAACATGCCGTACGTTTCCGAGCGTTGGCTCGGCGGTATGCTGACCAACTTCCAGACCGTGTCCAAGCGCGTCTCCCGTCTCAAGGAACTCGAAGAGATGGACTTCACCGACGTGCGTGGTTCCGGTCTGACCAAGAAGGAACTGCTGCTTCTCGAGCGCGAGAAGGACAAGCTGGCTAAGCAGCTGGGCGGTATCCGCAACATGAACCGTACTCCGTCCGCCATGTTCGTGGTTGACGTTAACAAGGAAGCTTTGGCCGTTGAGGAAGCTCACAAGCTGGGCATTCCGGTCGTTGCCATCGTCGACACCAACGCTGATCCGGAGTCCGTCGAGTACCCGATCGCAGCCAACGATGACGCCATCCGCGGCATCGAACTGCTGACCAGCCTCATGGCTGACGCAGTGGCCGAAGGCCTGCTGGAGCGTTCCGGCAAGGCCGCTAAGGCTGAGGGCGAGACCGAGCAGCCGATGGCCGCTTGGGAGAAGGAGCTCCTCACTGAGGGCGCTCCGGCCGCCGATGCACCGGCTGAAGCCGAAGCCGAAGCTGAAGCCAAGGCTGAGTGA